The Euphorbia lathyris chromosome 8, ddEupLath1.1, whole genome shotgun sequence genome has a window encoding:
- the LOC136202964 gene encoding protein IQ-domain 26-like yields the protein MGRATRWLKALFGFKKETDNKDNISDNKRTKKWFSSGKDSNGICYNPATIPPNLSPAEASWLRSYYNETDKEQNKHAIAVAAATAAAADAAVAAAQAAVAVVRLTSHGRGTMFGGGCHERWAAVKIQTVFRGYLARRALKALKGLVKLQAHFRGYLVRKEATSTLHTMQSIIRAQATVRSLRASNARARNSMERFDETRSEHTASIHSRRLSNNLDVNSIDHETPKIVEIDTASRSKSRSRRTNTSVSDFSDDPFYQTHPSPIPSKTPHRLSLLDNRNFHDSDWGLIGDEFRFSTAHSTPRFPNSRGGGGGSNSNPNAPLTPSKSVCADNFFMQIGNCPNYMANTKSFKAKLRSYSAPKQRPEPGPKKRLSLNELMESRNSISGVRIQRSASGIQEPVNFRNAVLSKLDRCTVPEFSRETERNQVQRN from the exons ATGGGCAGAGCTACAAGATGGTTGAAGGCTTTGTTTGGATTCAAGAAAGAAACTGATAATAAGGATAACATTTCTGATAACAAGAGAACCAAAAAATGGTTTAGTTCTGGAAAAGATTCAAATGGGATATGCTATAATCCAGCTACAATTCCTCCCAATTTATCTCCAGCTGAAGCTTCTTGGTTAAGGTCATATTACAATGAAACAGATAAAGAACAGAACAAACATGCTATTGCAGTTGCAGCAGCCACTGCAGCTGCTGCTGATGCTGCTGTTGCTGCAGCTCAAGCTGCTGTGGCTGTGGTTAGGCTTACTAGTCATGGCAGAGGCACAATGTTCGGTGGTGGCTGCCATGAGAGATGGGCTGCTGTCAAGATTCAGACTGTTTTTAGGGGTTATCTG GCAAGAAGAGCACTAAAAGCACTAAAAGGATTGGTGAAATTACAGGCACATTTCAGAGGATATTTGGTAAGGAAAGAAGCAACTTCAACTCTGCATACTATGCAATCTATAATTAGAGCACAAGCCACTGTTCGTTCTCTCAGAGCCAGCAACGCTAGAGCACGAAACTCCATG GAGAGATTTGATGAAACCAGAAGTGAACACACAGCTTCAATTCATAGCAGAAGACTCTCAAACAACTTAGATGTAAATTCAATTGATCATGAAACCCCCAAAATTGTCGAGATTGATACAGCTTCCCGATCAAAATCAAGATCTCGCCGAACAAACACCTCTGTTTCCGATTTCAGCGACGAcccattttatcaaacacatccTTCCCCAATTCCATCAAAAACCCCTCATCGGTTATCACTGCTCGACAACAGGAACTTCCACGATTCCGATTGGGGATTAATCGGCGACGAATTCAGATTCTCCACCGCACACAGCACCCCTCGGTTCCCAAATTCAcgcggcggcggcggcggctCTAATAGTAATCCTAATGCTCCTCTTACTCCTTCTAAAAGTGTGTGCGCGGATAATTTCTTTATGCAGATCGGGAATTGCCCCAATTACATGGCGAATACGAAGTCTTTCAAGGCTAAATTGAGGTCTTACAGTGCTCCGAAACAGAGGCCTGAACCTGGGCCGAAGAAAAGACTGTCGCTTAATGAGCTGATGGAGTCGAGAAATAGTATAAGTGGGGTTAGGATACAGAGATCGGCGTCGGGAATTCAAGAGCCGGTGAATTTTAGGAATGCTGTGTTGAGTAAGCTTGATAGATGCACGGTGCCGGAGTTTAGTCGAGAAACGGAGAGGAATCAGGTGCAGAGAAATTGA